A window from Candidatus Cloacimonadota bacterium encodes these proteins:
- a CDS encoding amidohydrolase, producing MQKIDLLIKNGFILQFNTNKDFFQKKSIIIDKGKIIEIGNNEDLSKKYDPKQIISAKNKIVMPGFVNTHTHLAMSYYKGLADDLPLMEWLQKHIWPVENKFMKKELVYNAALHGAAEMIKNGITTFNDMYFFGDETAQACEKVGIRAVLGEGVLDFPVANYQNANEIFSYIKEMNEKYKDDELIDFAIAPHAIYTCGKENLIKAKELASKLDLLLHIHLSETEKEVNECLKKHILRPVEYLDSLGLFENKVLIAHGIWMNDKEMEILSQKNISVSINTKSNLKLANGFTPIKKYLKHEVNLSLGTDGVASNNNLSMFEEMGIVSTLHKTLNNNPTFLPAEQVVKMATINGAKSLNKEKEIGSIGIGKKADLILIETNDICVQPVYNPYSHLVYVITSEQVKDVIINGKIVMKDRNLINVDEEEMVERAKYYKSKILKFNHIKN from the coding sequence ATGCAAAAAATCGATCTTTTAATAAAAAACGGATTCATCCTCCAATTCAATACAAATAAAGATTTCTTTCAAAAAAAATCTATAATAATCGATAAAGGAAAAATCATCGAAATCGGGAATAATGAAGATTTATCTAAAAAATATGATCCCAAACAAATTATTTCTGCAAAAAACAAAATCGTAATGCCAGGATTTGTTAATACTCATACACATCTCGCAATGAGTTATTACAAAGGTCTGGCAGATGATCTGCCGTTGATGGAATGGCTGCAGAAACATATCTGGCCTGTTGAGAATAAATTTATGAAAAAGGAACTGGTTTATAATGCGGCTTTACACGGAGCAGCAGAGATGATCAAAAACGGGATCACGACTTTTAATGATATGTATTTCTTCGGAGATGAAACTGCTCAAGCGTGTGAGAAAGTTGGAATTCGAGCAGTTCTCGGAGAAGGTGTTCTCGATTTTCCGGTTGCAAATTATCAAAATGCAAATGAGATATTTTCTTATATCAAAGAAATGAATGAGAAATACAAAGATGACGAATTGATAGATTTTGCCATCGCTCCTCACGCCATTTATACTTGCGGAAAAGAAAACCTGATCAAAGCAAAAGAACTGGCTTCCAAACTCGATCTTCTTCTTCATATCCATCTTTCCGAAACAGAAAAGGAAGTGAATGAATGCTTGAAAAAACACATACTCCGACCTGTCGAATATCTCGATTCCCTCGGTCTTTTTGAGAATAAAGTTCTGATCGCTCACGGAATCTGGATGAATGACAAAGAAATGGAAATCCTTTCTCAAAAAAATATTTCGGTTTCCATCAATACAAAAAGCAACTTAAAACTCGCTAACGGATTTACTCCCATTAAAAAATACCTGAAACATGAAGTAAATCTCTCACTTGGAACAGATGGAGTCGCCAGCAATAACAATTTGAGTATGTTCGAGGAAATGGGAATTGTCTCAACTCTTCATAAAACTCTGAATAATAATCCGACCTTTTTACCGGCTGAACAAGTTGTGAAAATGGCAACCATAAATGGAGCAAAATCTCTAAATAAAGAAAAGGAAATCGGTTCAATCGGAATCGGGAAAAAGGCTGATCTGATTTTAATCGAAACCAACGATATTTGTGTTCAACCGGTTTATAATCCGTATTCTCATCTCGTTTATGTTATCACTTCCGAACAGGTAAAAGATGTTATTATCAATGGAAAGATCGTGATGAAAGATAGAAATTTAATTAATGTCGATGAAGAGGAAATGGTTGAGAGAGCAAAGTATTATAAGAGTAAAATCTTAAAATTTAATCACATAAAAAATTGA